In one Balaenoptera ricei isolate mBalRic1 chromosome 20, mBalRic1.hap2, whole genome shotgun sequence genomic region, the following are encoded:
- the WIPF2 gene encoding WAS/WASL-interacting protein family member 2: MPIPPPPPPPPGPPPPPTSNQANTELPKLSRDEQRGRGALLQDICKGTKLKKVTNMNDRSAPVLEKPKGSSGGYGSGAAALQPKGGLFQGGVPKLRPVGAKDGSENVAGKPALQVPGSRAAAPRPPGCTTSGRPQDDTDSSRASLPDLPRTQRPSLPDLSRPNTASSAGMKHSSSAPPPPPPGRRANAPPTPLPVHSSKATAYNREKPLPPTPGQRLHLGREGPPAPPPVKPPPSPVNVRTGPSGQSLAPPPPPYRQPPGVPNGPSSPTNESAPELPQRHNSLHRKTPGPVRGVAPPPPTSASPSLQSNRPPPPARDPPSRGAAPPPPPPMIRNGARDAPPPPPPYRMHGSEPLSRGRPPPPPSRTPAGPPPPPPPPLRNGHRDSITTVRSFLDDFESKYSFHPVEDFPAPEEYKHFQRIYPSKTNRAARGAPPLPPILR; this comes from the exons ATGccaattcctcctccccctccaccaccccccggtcctcctccacctcccacttCTAATCAG GCCAACACTGAGCTGCCCAAGCTGAGTAGAGATGAGCAGCGGGGTCGAGGTGCTCTCTTACAGGACATCTGCAAAGGGACCAAGCTGAAGAAGGTGACCAACATGAATGATCGGAGTGCTCCCGTCCTCGAGA AACCCAAAGGAAGCAGTGGTGGTTATGGCTCTGGAGCAGCTGCCCTGCAGCCCAAGGGAGGTCTCTTCCAAGGAGGAGTGCCAAAGCTCCGCCCTGTGGGAGCCAAGGACGGTTCAG AGAACGTAGCTGGTAAGCCAGCCCTACAAGTCCCTGGTTCTCGAGCTGCTGCCCCAAGGCCTCCAGGGTGTACAACCAGCGGGCGCCCTCAGGATGATACAGACAGCAGCCGAGCCTCACTCCCAGACCTGCCCCGGACGCAGAGACCCTCGTTACCGGACCTCTCTCGGCCTAATACTGCCAGCAGTGCGGGCATGAAGCACAGCTCCTCCGCCCCTCCTCCGCCTCCCCCGGGGCGGCGTGCCAACGCGCCCCCTACACCTCTGCCTGTGCACAGCAGCAAAGCCACAGCCTACAACAGAGAGAAGCCCCTGCCACCCACACCTGGACAGAGGCTTCACCTTGGTCGAGAGGGACCTCCTGCTCCACCCCCAGTCAAGCCGCCTCCTTCCCCTGTGAATGTCAGAACAGGACCAAGTGGCCAGTCTCTAGCTCCTCCGCCGCCGCCTTACCGCCAGCCGCCTGGGGTCCCCAATGGGCCCTCCAGTCCCACTAACGAGTCAGCCCCTGAGCTGCCACAGAGACACAATTCTTTGCATAGGAAGACACCAGGGCCTGTCAGAGGCGTAGCGCCTCCTCCACCCACCTCAGCCTCCCCTTCTTTACAGAGTAATAGGCCACCTCCCCCAGCCCGAGACCCTCCCAGTCGGGGAGCAG CTCCTCCCCCCCCGCCACCCATGATCCGAAATGGTGCCAGGgatgcccccccgccccccccaccgtACCGAATGCACGGGTCAGAGCCCCTGAGCCGAGGAAGGCCCCCACCTCCGCCCTCAAGGACGCCAGCTGggcccccgccgccgcctccaCCACCCCTGAGGAATGGCCACAGAGATTCTATTACCACTGTCCGATCTTTCTTGG ATGATTTTGAGTCAAAGTATTCTTTCCATCCAGTAGAAGACTTTCCTGCTCCAGAAGAATATAAACACTTTCAGAGAATATATCCCAGCAAAACAAACCGAG ctgcCCGTGGAGCCCCACCTCTGCCACCCATTCTCAGGTGA